One segment of Nostoc flagelliforme CCNUN1 DNA contains the following:
- a CDS encoding VgrG-related protein, with the protein MPNIPNSSKPRSAKPNSAKPNSAKPISGKNNSENLYLNKPILKLGGASAPKELVDDILEIVVNESLHMPSMFVMKIHNVYVAASENSKPWKNENYFNIGDQITVGFEAGTTEDPEFLLPEVEHQLIEGEITGIEVKFVAPSTAHIIVRGYDRSHRLHRGRYNRSFSNCTDTDIVRKVAQEAGIRIGQLDASGVSHEYVFQENQTNMEFLRERAAKIGFELFMQDKKLYFRKPKSKDFLLLEWLHNVMSFDVRVTSAEQVSSVQVNSWDYSNKKLITGTASKEQLVTVTGNGHGSSTSNKFKMQQPPKMIVVDQPVDTLKEAEQMAQALCNELGGEFVTADAKAMGNPKIRPGKIVKLENMGTRYSGDYYVTETCHHYIQGNYTTGFTVRGLREGSLLSTLPPKTHLQPGQTLLVGLVTKNNDPKGLGRVKVKFPTLTMGHESNWARVVGLGAANQRGFYCLPEINDEVLVGFEHGDIHRPYIVGGVWNGKDKTVETVANTVKNRKVRVRTIKTRTGHTIQFVEEDDKRSKAGIYIKTSGGHRIDINDSQKFIEIKTTGRHKIRMDDKPTSKMINITTSGRNRVILNDTQSIVSVRTKMGQFLTFRDIGMNVTLNTTGTINVNGAAAVNVSSGGAVNVNAGGLVSVKAGGAANLVAGGPISATSAAPITLTSASAIAITAPKISMKGAVTTMFPIVVGPV; encoded by the coding sequence ATGCCTAACATACCTAACTCTTCCAAACCTCGGTCTGCCAAACCTAACTCTGCCAAACCTAATTCTGCCAAACCTATCTCTGGCAAAAATAATAGTGAAAACCTTTATTTAAACAAGCCTATACTTAAACTGGGTGGAGCGTCGGCACCAAAGGAACTAGTAGACGACATTCTGGAAATTGTTGTGAATGAAAGCTTACATATGCCAAGTATGTTTGTCATGAAAATCCATAATGTGTATGTTGCTGCGAGCGAGAACAGCAAGCCTTGGAAAAACGAAAATTACTTTAATATTGGCGATCAAATTACGGTTGGATTTGAGGCTGGTACAACAGAAGATCCTGAATTTTTGTTGCCTGAAGTAGAGCATCAGTTAATTGAGGGCGAAATTACGGGAATTGAAGTCAAATTTGTCGCTCCATCTACAGCCCATATTATTGTGCGCGGCTATGACCGTTCCCATAGGCTGCATCGGGGTCGCTACAATCGATCTTTTTCAAACTGTACAGATACCGATATTGTACGAAAGGTTGCTCAAGAAGCGGGGATTAGAATTGGTCAATTGGATGCTAGTGGTGTCTCCCATGAGTATGTTTTTCAAGAAAATCAAACCAATATGGAGTTTCTGCGGGAGCGCGCTGCAAAAATAGGATTTGAACTCTTTATGCAGGACAAGAAGCTTTACTTTCGCAAGCCTAAAAGTAAAGATTTTCTTCTACTGGAGTGGCTTCATAATGTTATGAGCTTTGATGTAAGAGTTACCAGTGCAGAACAAGTTAGTTCGGTTCAGGTTAATAGCTGGGATTACAGTAATAAAAAGTTGATCACAGGAACCGCCTCAAAGGAACAGTTGGTTACAGTGACGGGAAATGGTCACGGGAGCAGCACCAGTAATAAGTTTAAAATGCAACAACCTCCTAAAATGATTGTGGTAGACCAACCTGTAGATACTCTAAAAGAAGCAGAACAGATGGCTCAGGCTCTTTGTAATGAGCTAGGCGGAGAGTTTGTGACTGCTGATGCCAAAGCTATGGGAAACCCTAAAATCCGACCTGGCAAAATTGTTAAACTTGAAAATATGGGAACTCGCTATAGTGGTGATTACTATGTAACAGAAACTTGTCACCACTACATACAGGGGAATTATACAACTGGTTTTACAGTTCGAGGGCTAAGAGAAGGTAGCTTACTTTCTACATTGCCTCCTAAGACTCATCTGCAACCTGGTCAAACTCTATTAGTGGGTCTGGTGACTAAGAATAACGATCCAAAAGGTTTGGGTCGCGTTAAAGTAAAATTCCCCACTTTGACTATGGGTCATGAAAGCAATTGGGCTAGGGTAGTAGGTTTAGGGGCAGCTAATCAAAGAGGATTTTATTGCTTACCAGAAATTAATGATGAAGTGCTTGTCGGTTTTGAACACGGTGATATTCATCGACCCTATATAGTAGGGGGCGTGTGGAATGGCAAGGATAAAACGGTTGAAACTGTTGCTAATACTGTTAAGAACCGCAAAGTGAGAGTACGCACCATTAAAACCCGTACAGGACATACGATTCAATTTGTTGAGGAAGATGATAAGAGATCCAAAGCAGGAATCTATATTAAAACTAGCGGCGGACATCGTATCGACATCAACGACAGTCAGAAATTTATAGAAATTAAAACTACTGGTAGGCATAAGATCCGTATGGACGACAAACCTACGTCAAAAATGATCAATATTACAACGAGCGGTAGAAATAGAGTGATTTTAAATGATACACAATCTATTGTTAGCGTTAGAACTAAAATGGGACAATTCCTAACCTTTCGCGATATTGGCATGAATGTTACCCTTAATACCACAGGGACGATTAATGTAAATGGAGCGGCAGCCGTTAATGTTAGTAGTGGCGGTGCTGTTAATGTCAATGCCGGTGGTCTTGTCAGTGTCAAGGCAGGAGGTGCCGCTAATTTGGTGGCAGGTGGGCCAATTTCAGCAACGTCAGCCGCTCCAATCACCTTAACGTCAGCCTCTGCAATCGCCATCACGGCTCCGAAGATTTCAATGAAAGGGGCAGTTACTACCATGTTTCCGATTGTAGTTGGACCAGTCTAA
- a CDS encoding Rossmann-like fold-containing protein, with amino-acid sequence MDREEESRKRKQRPSPGSDSGEEAPRPRQRTDRQDVSGSLSRLNISNIPAQQPAQEQEMHPAPSASGVVERSSGQRVKRRLYVGEGDFSGSLAMTKKHPDEAEGIHATSYEPSDDELFKEGSAAAKNKQQLLERGAKVSHGIDATNLGKYHQEGGKLGTEKFDKAYFHHPRSSNRNGPSAKKLSHDFAASARDVLTENGKIHLSLPSSGTYEKGEKKTPQQIRNNLYGAKPVKDIEKLGYKLDEKRAGIIDRYGESGFSHTKTGKGEGLSNLKSREFVFRRKNSNESVDSNPDEYTDIDTGSGTESTGSKEKSEEIEQQSENEEMEQQSKSEGKKRAL; translated from the coding sequence ATGGATCGTGAAGAAGAATCGAGAAAAAGAAAACAAAGGCCCTCTCCCGGTTCCGATAGCGGCGAAGAGGCTCCGAGGCCAAGACAACGGACGGATAGGCAGGATGTGTCAGGAAGTCTATCACGGTTAAATATAAGCAATATTCCTGCTCAACAACCAGCACAAGAACAAGAGATGCACCCTGCCCCAAGTGCAAGTGGCGTAGTAGAAAGAAGCTCTGGTCAACGTGTCAAACGGAGGTTGTATGTAGGAGAAGGAGACTTCAGTGGCAGTTTGGCTATGACAAAAAAGCATCCAGATGAGGCAGAAGGGATTCATGCCACAAGCTATGAGCCATCAGATGACGAACTCTTTAAAGAAGGTAGCGCAGCCGCAAAAAACAAACAACAGTTACTGGAAAGAGGAGCAAAAGTAAGCCATGGCATTGATGCGACTAATCTAGGAAAGTATCATCAAGAGGGTGGTAAACTTGGTACTGAGAAGTTTGATAAAGCCTACTTCCATCATCCTCGCAGCAGCAACAGAAACGGACCATCGGCAAAGAAACTCTCACATGATTTTGCCGCATCAGCGCGTGACGTATTAACAGAAAATGGGAAAATCCATTTATCGCTACCTTCTAGTGGAACCTATGAGAAAGGAGAGAAAAAAACACCACAGCAAATAAGGAACAACTTGTATGGAGCAAAACCTGTCAAAGACATTGAGAAATTGGGCTATAAGCTTGATGAGAAGCGTGCAGGTATAATAGATAGATATGGAGAAAGTGGATTCTCACATACGAAAACTGGCAAGGGAGAAGGTCTTTCTAATCTAAAATCTCGTGAATTTGTATTCAGGAGAAAGAACAGTAATGAATCAGTAGACTCAAATCCAGATGAATATACAGACATAGATACAGGATCTGGAACTGAATCTACCGGATCGAAAGAAAAAAGTGAAGAAATAGAGCAACAAAGCGAAAATGAAGAAATGGAGCAACAAAGTAAGAGTGAAGGAAAAAAGCGAGCTTTGTAG
- a CDS encoding DUF4159 domain-containing protein, whose translation MSHPFPNPTIAPMQRQQVRDGLLLTAERWQRAHDYQRKRQNLHYQSINQPGIVCGLGVRVIPAPEEVAAQYRDNRWVQIQPGIAIDLEGNPIVVPHQINFRIATELKESEPVTVYLVAQYRDPDRLGGSPDQEIVQETFRIDERSRSPERSDVELCRILLRRSQQEMLRTPADVFFPGYGDLDLRYRRQAQARPQGLVQIAEINSDDPDCSRNFFNLTYLLRAVEDIYPSLKGAETVDRVTWDGDIHPYDLLYLTGHQSLSLNNHQFSNLSSYLKSGGTLLADASVESIELIQSVQALAQHLQTPLKSLQEARRDHPLRIKPFLFSALPIMDQTRIQLLSGGGIILAIGNLGGLWGLEEELQRSRTDIRTAQELGINILHFAWKRKQTLDLQSEGGAVR comes from the coding sequence GTGAGTCATCCTTTTCCAAACCCTACTATCGCCCCCATGCAGCGCCAACAAGTTAGAGATGGCTTGCTCCTAACTGCCGAGCGTTGGCAACGCGCCCATGACTATCAGCGCAAACGCCAAAATCTTCACTATCAGTCAATCAATCAGCCAGGGATTGTTTGCGGGTTAGGAGTACGGGTAATTCCAGCTCCAGAAGAAGTTGCCGCTCAATATCGAGATAATCGCTGGGTGCAAATTCAGCCGGGAATTGCCATCGATTTAGAAGGGAATCCGATTGTCGTGCCTCATCAAATCAATTTTCGGATCGCAACCGAGTTGAAGGAGTCGGAACCTGTCACTGTTTATTTGGTTGCTCAGTATCGAGATCCCGATCGCCTGGGGGGAAGCCCCGATCAGGAAATTGTACAGGAAACCTTCAGAATTGACGAGAGAAGCCGTTCCCCCGAACGTTCAGACGTGGAGCTTTGTCGTATTCTGCTGCGGCGATCGCAGCAGGAAATGCTCCGTACACCTGCCGATGTCTTTTTTCCGGGATACGGCGATTTAGATTTACGTTATCGCCGTCAAGCCCAGGCAAGACCCCAAGGCTTGGTTCAAATTGCTGAAATTAACTCTGATGATCCAGACTGTAGCCGAAATTTTTTCAATCTCACCTACTTACTGCGTGCTGTTGAAGATATCTATCCATCCTTAAAAGGTGCAGAAACTGTTGATCGAGTCACTTGGGATGGAGATATCCATCCCTACGATCTGCTATATCTGACTGGGCATCAGAGTTTATCGCTAAACAACCATCAATTCTCGAACCTTTCAAGCTACCTGAAGTCAGGGGGCACTTTGCTAGCCGATGCCTCCGTTGAGAGTATAGAACTGATTCAATCAGTCCAGGCACTGGCTCAACATTTGCAGACACCACTAAAATCTTTACAAGAAGCCCGTCGCGACCATCCCTTGCGGATAAAGCCGTTTCTATTTTCTGCGTTGCCAATAATGGACCAAACTAGAATTCAACTCTTGTCTGGCGGGGGAATTATTCTAGCGATCGGCAACCTGGGCGGATTATGGGGTTTAGAAGAAGAATTGCAGCGATCGCGAACTGATATCAGAACCGCTCAAGAGTTAGGCATAAATATCTTACATTTTGCTTGGAAACGCAAACAGACGCTTGATTTACAGTCTGAAGGGGGCGCTGTTAGATAA
- a CDS encoding GPW/gp25 family protein produces the protein MANLINESLYQHLGTGLSFPLQSNVQGGLKLSSEAQKVKESIWLILRTDLGERVYRPDFGCRLSELAFAPINNDTLLRIKIYVLEALRKWEPRIDVDEVRADPDTIAGRVNIIIDYRLKSHPDLYSFVYPFYLVSEEE, from the coding sequence ATGGCAAACCTAATAAATGAATCGCTATATCAACATTTAGGTACAGGCTTATCTTTCCCATTGCAAAGTAATGTGCAGGGAGGACTCAAACTGAGTTCTGAAGCTCAGAAAGTCAAGGAATCAATCTGGTTAATTTTGCGTACTGATTTAGGTGAACGTGTTTACCGTCCTGATTTTGGTTGTCGCTTATCAGAACTAGCTTTTGCCCCCATAAATAACGATACTTTACTAAGAATTAAGATTTACGTACTGGAAGCATTACGAAAATGGGAGCCTCGAATTGACGTTGATGAAGTTCGCGCAGATCCCGACACGATCGCTGGGCGCGTCAATATTATCATTGACTATCGCCTCAAATCTCATCCTGACCTTTACAGTTTTGTCTACCCGTTCTATTTAGTTTCAGAGGAGGAGTAA
- a CDS encoding phage tail protein, producing the protein MVPVLTSKSASLQISPMQISAATSQGGSRMLGSEAIEGSQPQSEIVVYPGELCRVALEIKNWESQPQYLTLKLNGTFPLEWCQVQTDAETAPQFGTALEQNSVEQKSNTAMKAAIDLVTLDVAAKKSKHADLWFLIPEDFFEGQDALQGSKEKQLDFRGCLSIYASQSLSQGSSPHAIQESDFELNVRPRSSYTDFLPIVYQEVDYIHRFIKIFEQAFDPVVNSFGSMWAHLDPLTAPQALLPFLAHWVDWPIDVQLDLTHQRRLIRRAVEIYRCRGTRKGLRFYLHLYTGLPLDEQIDREEDKLICITEPLGQGCVFGLAYVGEDAVIGGGKPYHFDVRLRAQPNSPIDEQLVRRIIDQEKPAFCSYSLRIETD; encoded by the coding sequence ATGGTGCCAGTACTTACCTCCAAATCAGCCAGTCTTCAGATATCTCCCATGCAGATTTCTGCGGCCACCTCCCAAGGAGGCAGTCGGATGCTTGGATCTGAAGCTATAGAAGGCTCACAACCGCAATCTGAAATTGTGGTTTATCCGGGAGAACTCTGTCGGGTTGCCCTTGAGATTAAAAACTGGGAGTCTCAACCTCAGTACCTCACCTTAAAGCTAAATGGGACGTTCCCTTTGGAATGGTGTCAGGTGCAGACGGATGCTGAGACCGCGCCTCAATTCGGGACAGCCCTAGAGCAGAACTCAGTGGAACAAAAGTCAAACACTGCAATGAAGGCTGCCATCGACCTGGTAACGCTAGATGTAGCTGCCAAGAAAAGCAAACATGCAGACTTATGGTTTCTGATTCCTGAAGATTTTTTTGAGGGGCAAGATGCCCTTCAGGGAAGTAAGGAAAAGCAACTCGACTTTCGAGGTTGTCTGTCGATTTATGCTAGCCAAAGCCTAAGTCAAGGGTCAAGTCCACATGCGATTCAAGAATCCGATTTTGAGCTAAATGTTCGACCACGAAGCAGTTATACTGATTTTTTGCCGATAGTTTATCAAGAAGTTGACTATATTCATCGCTTCATCAAAATTTTTGAGCAAGCGTTCGATCCAGTAGTGAATAGCTTTGGTTCAATGTGGGCGCATTTAGATCCGTTGACTGCACCTCAGGCGCTCCTGCCGTTTCTAGCTCACTGGGTAGACTGGCCAATTGATGTACAGCTAGATTTAACCCATCAAAGGCGGCTTATTCGACGCGCCGTAGAAATTTATCGCTGTCGTGGAACCCGTAAGGGACTTCGATTTTATCTACATTTATATACGGGTTTACCACTCGACGAACAAATTGATCGGGAAGAAGATAAATTAATCTGCATTACCGAACCCTTAGGTCAAGGATGTGTATTTGGATTAGCCTACGTGGGAGAAGATGCGGTTATAGGCGGTGGCAAGCCTTATCACTTTGATGTGCGCTTGCGTGCCCAGCCGAACAGCCCAATTGATGAGCAGCTCGTCCGGCGAATAATCGATCAAGAGAAACCTGCATTTTGCTCCTACAGCTTGCGGATAGAAACAGACTAG
- a CDS encoding putative baseplate assembly protein: MDFDFLPQLPSSHLDDRNFDDLVEECLLRIPRYCPEWTDHNISDPGITLVELFAWLTDQMLMQFNQIPRKNYIAFLELLGIRLQPPTPAQVRLTFYLSTHLLENYTIPQGIEVATERTETQEAIVFTTDQDLLIGQPTLKHILSAPDAANTPQSLQDRTGQWHRQNDGLAVTHEFELFPQKPQSGNSFYLTIEPDTPLEGTVLEIAFTGAQGTPTGINPKHPPRSWEAWDGESWIKVLLQEADDTTNGFSFNENTGDDDSFEQSGDVILHLPERWPVSSFDGYRGRWIRCTLTESSDRQPGYANSPRIKTIAIRTIGGSVQASQCVLVQEEILGISDGQPGQSFEVETAPILERQGEEQLLVFPVGRLPEIWQEVEDFADSKPQDRHYVVDALTGTIQFGPLIREPQTLKKQTQTRAYLQQVLPADRSLGYDLHEQIIEQQYGAIPPRGAEIMFSYRTGGGKQGNVQANTLRFMQTAIPYIDSVTNHHAAVNGADAESLERAVLRAPQMLRSHDRAVTASDFEALTLKGSGGAIARALCLPMSASQTAGSVSVCVVPQANTDLIDLGRGIAPDNFNLNSALRDQVLHYLDERRLLGIQVQLQQPNYVGVSVQAEVTLEPAYKNPSAQAEIIHKLKVALYRYLNPLTGGPEMTGWPFGRPLYPSDIMALLQQTPGIQYLGAILLFPIQKNGESWQRQTTPVNYIDPGSLGLLCSWADPQARTGHSVNVLTDQSAMRI, encoded by the coding sequence GTGGATTTTGACTTTTTACCTCAACTTCCCAGTTCTCATCTGGACGATCGCAACTTTGACGATTTAGTAGAAGAATGCTTACTGCGTATTCCCCGCTATTGCCCAGAATGGACCGATCACAATATCAGCGATCCTGGCATTACCCTAGTCGAGCTATTTGCTTGGCTCACCGACCAGATGCTGATGCAATTCAATCAGATTCCCCGTAAAAACTATATAGCCTTTCTAGAACTATTAGGAATTCGCCTACAGCCACCGACCCCAGCTCAAGTTAGGCTGACTTTTTACCTCAGCACTCATTTACTGGAAAACTACACTATCCCACAGGGAATAGAAGTTGCAACAGAGCGCACTGAAACCCAGGAAGCCATTGTTTTTACTACCGATCAAGACCTGTTGATCGGTCAACCAACTTTAAAACATATATTGTCCGCACCAGATGCGGCTAATACTCCTCAATCGCTCCAAGATCGTACCGGGCAATGGCATCGCCAAAATGACGGTCTGGCAGTGACTCACGAATTTGAACTATTTCCGCAAAAGCCGCAGTCTGGCAATAGTTTTTATCTCACAATAGAACCCGATACCCCTTTGGAAGGAACTGTTTTAGAGATCGCCTTCACAGGAGCGCAAGGTACGCCTACAGGCATCAATCCAAAGCATCCTCCCCGCAGTTGGGAAGCCTGGGACGGCGAATCATGGATAAAGGTACTTTTGCAGGAAGCAGACGACACCACCAATGGCTTTAGCTTTAATGAGAATACAGGAGATGATGATAGCTTTGAGCAAAGTGGTGATGTGATTCTACATCTGCCCGAACGCTGGCCTGTATCCAGTTTTGATGGCTATCGAGGTCGTTGGATTCGCTGTACCCTTACTGAATCTAGCGATCGCCAGCCAGGATATGCCAATTCTCCTCGGATTAAAACAATTGCGATACGTACCATTGGTGGATCAGTGCAAGCTAGTCAGTGCGTTCTAGTACAAGAGGAAATATTAGGTATCAGCGACGGGCAACCGGGGCAGAGCTTTGAGGTTGAGACTGCGCCCATTCTGGAGCGCCAGGGAGAAGAGCAACTGCTTGTTTTTCCAGTGGGGAGACTCCCCGAAATCTGGCAAGAAGTTGAAGACTTTGCTGACTCAAAACCCCAAGATCGGCATTATGTTGTTGATGCATTGACAGGCACTATTCAGTTTGGACCGTTGATTCGGGAACCTCAAACGCTTAAGAAGCAAACGCAAACTCGTGCTTATCTACAGCAAGTGCTGCCAGCAGATCGATCGCTTGGTTATGACCTGCATGAGCAAATAATTGAGCAACAGTATGGGGCAATTCCTCCCCGTGGTGCTGAAATTATGTTTTCCTATCGTACCGGAGGTGGCAAACAGGGAAACGTACAGGCAAACACGCTGAGGTTTATGCAGACAGCAATTCCTTATATAGACAGCGTGACCAATCATCATGCTGCTGTCAATGGTGCCGATGCCGAGTCTCTAGAACGAGCCGTCTTGAGAGCGCCACAGATGCTGCGATCGCACGATCGAGCCGTTACTGCTTCAGATTTTGAAGCCTTAACTCTCAAAGGCAGTGGTGGTGCGATCGCTCGCGCATTGTGCTTACCCATGTCCGCCAGCCAAACTGCCGGGAGCGTCAGCGTGTGCGTCGTGCCTCAAGCTAATACCGACTTGATTGACTTAGGACGCGGGATTGCTCCAGACAACTTCAATTTAAATTCGGCTCTGCGCGATCAAGTCTTGCACTATCTAGACGAAAGACGTTTGCTAGGTATTCAGGTGCAGCTACAGCAGCCTAACTACGTTGGCGTATCGGTTCAAGCCGAAGTTACCCTAGAACCTGCCTATAAAAACCCAAGTGCCCAAGCCGAGATTATCCATAAACTCAAAGTCGCGCTTTATCGCTACCTCAATCCTTTAACTGGCGGCCCAGAGATGACGGGCTGGCCCTTTGGTCGCCCCCTTTATCCGTCAGACATAATGGCTCTCCTTCAGCAAACACCAGGAATTCAATACTTGGGTGCTATTTTACTGTTTCCTATTCAAAAAAATGGGGAATCTTGGCAACGGCAAACTACGCCTGTAAACTACATAGATCCCGGTTCCTTGGGTTTACTTTGCTCCTGGGCAGATCCGCAGGCGCGTACAGGACATAGTGTAAATGTTTTGACAGACCAATCTGCAATGAGGATTTAG